The genomic DNA GATAGTTGACTCAACATCGGGATGTGAACtattatcctttcttgatgcttattccggttaccatcaaataaagatgaaagagtccgaccagctcgcgacttcttttatcactccTTTaagcatgtactgctacgtcacgatgctaTTTGGCCATAGAAACGCGGGAGCTACATACCAgcgatgtatgctccacgtgttTAGAGACCATATCAGGCGaaccgtagaggcatatgtcgacgacatcattgtaaaatccagaaaggcggacgacctggtagacgatctcaggatcgcattcgattgccttagagccaaaggggtaaagcTTAATCCAGAGAAacgcgtgttcggggtgcctcgaggtaTGCTCTTGGACTTCATCGTCTCCTAGCGAggcattgaacccaaccctgaaagtctcggccatcactcggatgggaccggtccgagacctaaagggggtgcaGAATGTCATGGGTTGCCTGGCAGCCCTTAGTCGTTTCATCTCACGCCTCGGTGAGAAGGGCTTGCCTCTGTaccgactcctgaggaaaaccaAGCGCTTTTCGTGGACCCCGAGGCTCAGGAAGCCCTTGACAAGCTCAAGGCGTCGCTCACTCGTGCCCCAATCCTAACACCGCCTATGGGcagcgagcccctctacctatacATAGCAGCAACGACCCAGGTGGTCAGTGCAGCTATCGTTggggaaagacaagaggagggacaCGCTTTGCCTGTCCAGAGGCCGgtgtacttcatcagtgaagtgttGTCTAAAACCAAGAAGCGATATccacagatccagaagctgctatacgcagTAGTTccggctcggcgcaagctgcgccactacttcgaggctcatcccgtcaccgtggtctcgtctttcccgctgggagagatagtccacaACCGGAAAGTCATGGGTAGGATAGCCAAGTGGTCAGTGGAACTCATGGGAGAAGCTCTCACTTACGCGCCTCGCAAGGCGATCAAATCCCAAGTCTTGGCATACTTCATTGCTGAGTGGaccgacactcagctacccccacctcAGGTCCAAGCAGAATGTTGgatcatgtacttcgatgggtcggtgatgaaaactggcgcAAGCGCGGGCCTCCTTTTCATCTCGCCTTTCGGAGTACACATGCATTACGTGGTGCGCCTGCACTTCCCGGCGTCCAataacatggcggagtacgaggccctcctcagtggcctccgcatcgccatcgagcttggcaTAAAAGGTCTCGACGTGCggggtgactctcaactcgtcatcgaccaagtgatgaaggagtccagCTGCCACGACGCGaaaatggaggcatactgcaacgcaGTACGTCGCCTCAAAGACAAGTTCGATGGCCTCGAGCTCAACCACATCGCgcgcaagtacaatgaggaAGTAGACGAACTGACCAAGATTGCATCCGGACGGACCACTGTTCCTCCGAACGTCTTCGCCCGCGACCTCGCCAAACCATCCGTCGATTTCAAGGACCCAGCAGGAGCTAGCGCCACGACCGCCAAGCCCTCGGTGGTTACAGCCATAGAGCCCTTGGCCGAGGACCCCTTGGCAGAGGAGTCCGAGGCCATGGAGACGGAGACCGAGATCTCCTCGGCGGACGAGGCTGGGGCAATGCAGATTGACGAGGCCCCGTCTTCTCAGGACTGGCGTGACCAGTATCTCAACAGGATAAACCGAGGGGTTCTACCCTCGGatcgcgctcaggcgcggcgcatcgccaggcgggccaagtctttCATCCTGATCGATGATGAGCTGTACaaacgcagtccctcgggcgttctGCAACACTGCATTCCCATTctcgagggcaaggagctaCTCAGAGACATCCACACCGGGGTGTGTGGCCACCATGcggcgccacgcaccctcgttGGCAATGCGTTCAGGCAGGGTTTCTACAGGCCCACAGCAGTTGCCGATGCCACAGAGATcatgcggacctgcgagggttgccagttctacgcccgaAA from Panicum virgatum strain AP13 chromosome 7N, P.virgatum_v5, whole genome shotgun sequence includes the following:
- the LOC120681372 gene encoding uncharacterized protein LOC120681372; this encodes MEAYCNAVRRLKDKFDGLELNHIARKYNEEVDELTKIASGRTTVPPNVFARDLAKPSVDFKDPAGASATTAKPSVVTAIEPLAEDPLAEESEAMETETEISSADEAGAMQIDEAPSSQDWRDQYLNRINRGVLPSDRAQARRIARRAKSFILIDDELYKRSPSGVLQHCIPILEGKELLRDIHTGVCGHHAAPRTLVGNAFRQGFYRPTAVADATEIMRTCEGCQFYARKTHLPTHALQTIPITWPFAVWGLDLFTGKKFLEFCDDFHIRVDWSAVAHPQTNGQIERANGMILQGLKPRIFNKLNKFGRRWLMELPSVIWSLRTTPSRATGFTLFFLVYGVEAVLPTDLEYGSPRLKAYQQHQNQQASEDSLDQVDEAQDVALLHLARYQQSQRRYQAQRVRHRDLNKGDLVLRLRQDSRGRHKLTPP